The Achromobacter deleyi region ACGCCACGAATATCGCCAGCCCCAGGTCCTTCAGCAATTGCACCGCATGGGCCGGCATGTGGCCGATAGCCGGCCGCTTGGCGTTGATCCAGCCGCACACCAGGCCGCTTACCAGCGCTCCGCCCCCGCTGCCCAGCGAGACCGGGATGCCCCACAGCCGCGCGCTCAGGCTGCCCACCATCAGGCCGGCGACGATGCCGAACGCCAGGAACACCAGGTCGGTCACGCCGCTGCGGCGCAGCTCATTGCCCAGCGCAGCACCGGCCTCGGACAGTTCGGGTTCGGCGCCGACCAGCGTCACCAGGTCGCCGTACTGCACCACCGTTGCCGGTGTCAGCGGCAGCTCATGGCCGGACCGGACGATGGATTGCAGGAACACGCCGCGAGCGCGCCGGGCGCCGGGCCGCTTGGCCAATTCCCCCACCGTGCGCCCGTTGATGGATTTCTTGCTCACCACGACAGCCAGCTCGCTCAGCTGGAGGTCGTCGGCATGCGCCTCGGGCAGCTGGATCTCCGGGCCGATCAGCGAGCCCGCGCGCAACGCGAAGCGGCGCAGGCCCAGCACAACCACAATGTCACCGGTTGCGATCACGTCCTCCGGGGTGGCGTCGACCGCCTCGCCGTTGCGCAGGATGCGGCTGATCACCGTGCGGCCGCCCAGCTGCGCTTCCACGTCGGCCACGGTCTTGCCGTCCACTTCCTTGACGACGTGGGCGCGCCCGACCAGGCGGGGCAGCGTGGGAAGATTGGATTCCTCGCCCTCGCCCGGAGCCACGCCCAGTTTTTCCTCCAGCGCCTTGGACGCCTCCCGCAGATTGATGCGCAGAAGCGCCGGCGCCACCTGACTGGTGAAGAACACGATGCTGATAAGGCCGACCAGATAGGTCAGCGTGTAGGCCGTGGCGATATTGGCCTCCATGCGCTGCACTTCGG contains the following coding sequences:
- the aspT gene encoding aspartate-alanine antiporter, translated to MTCSVGFFNSVPIAVLFVTVGLGYLIGKLKVGPIQLGGVCGTLIVALLIGQTGCQMRGDLKEVAFALFIFAMGYSGGPQFFANLNRSSLRYIALPIIEALLVLSIVLAAVPMFGLDAGTAAGLAAGAATESAVVGTAAEALKHLGLPDAEVQRMEANIATAYTLTYLVGLISIVFFTSQVAPALLRINLREASKALEEKLGVAPGEGEESNLPTLPRLVGRAHVVKEVDGKTVADVEAQLGGRTVISRILRNGEAVDATPEDVIATGDIVVVLGLRRFALRAGSLIGPEIQLPEAHADDLQLSELAVVVSKKSINGRTVGELAKRPGARRARGVFLQSIVRSGHELPLTPATVVQYGDLVTLVGAEPELSEAGAALGNELRRSGVTDLVFLAFGIVAGLMVGSLSARLWGIPVSLGSGGGALVSGLVCGWINAKRPAIGHMPAHAVQLLKDLGLAIFVACVGLSAGPDAISLIREHGAVLPLIGLLVSLGPACLSLWVGHKILKIEGPLLVGAIAGQHVSTPAISAILTASGSAVPLLGYTVTYAIANVLLPVLGPIIVSLAYHLS